DNA from Plasmodium cynomolgi strain B DNA, chromosome 12, whole genome shotgun sequence:
TTAGGGCCATGAAAGGGATGTATTTAATGTATGTGAAGCATATAAATGTTGTGACACCTTGTGGAAactggctttttttttttttccgtgaaaactcttcccttttcctcATAATGGGGGATAAACACttgatgcatatttttaaatattccaCAGTTTggctaaaatgaaaaattgtgcattGTACAATTGGTTTgttatgtaaattttgccttttttttacgtgacAAATGGCCCACCTTTGCACATTTGTACAAGGCATACCGCACACGCATAATAATTACTTAGTCGGTTTATGAGTAGACGCCTGTTCGCGCGTTGCAagctatttttatatgtagatAATTTTGAAGATAACCTGCTTGAATGTTTGAATGTTCTCATTTTTCATGTACCCCGTACGAGATGGCAAAATAGCGCTGACAGTTTAAGACGTAAAGAAGGAGGACGGTTCGAAGGGAAAATATTATCCACTCGAAATTATAAGAAAAGTCCTACGACGAACTTTCCACATGTTAATCATACGAGGGATATCATCTGTACGTTTTACACataaaatggaggaagaagttcGTATATTGGGTTTTCCCAAAGTCAATTCAAAATTGGGGGAAGAACATCACAAAATTTGTGATATgtttgtagtttttttttttttgctagtCATTTCGTGGCTGTTAAAGTATCCCGTCAGTTTACTTCCCCAttgacataaaaatttatatacacGGAAAAAGCTGTTCTCCTTACGTTGTTTGCCATACGATttatggaaattttttcctctaaaggggaaaagaaaagggaaaaagttactatacattttttgaatttcgAATGGAGGAacgttttttccccacctccATTACCTTTGTGTTGTATACCCCCTAAGGGGAAGAACGTAAAAGCGAGACAAGCTGACATTTTCAGTTCCACCACCACCAAATTCTTCACATTTGGACATTTTAAGCAAAAGGCGTTGCCAAACGGACTggtttaataaaataatccttCTTGTGCAAAAGTTAACTGTGTAAACCACTCAGAAAATTGTGAGCGtcgctaatttttttttttgtgaatagGTACCAGGTGCGCTACTTGTTAAGGGCGCTAATTGGAGTGTACCCAAATTGAAGGCTGTACGATAAGCATGGGGAAAAGCTAACCccgcttaatttttttgcatcactCGTTTGTGAACCATTCTCACGTATACTGCGTTTTTCAAAGCATTTTTCAGCGTGTGCCCATGTGTAGTGAGGAGGTGTACTTTTTTGTGCTCCCCAAATGTTCGTCCAAGCGAAGTCTAAAGGTATGCATgtaaaagtacaaaaaaagtgagcaatCTCTAcaacgttttattttttgccttcctcTGGGGGTTAactcatttttctttaaagtgGCAACTTCTTTCTGCTCCATGTTACGTGCATTACTTGGTGAAACGAAAATGTggtgcaaaataaattgaatttattttttttttccgaacttgcatgtgttttttctgttattttgttgttttgttgttttgttattttgttgttttgttattttgctgttttgctattttgctgttttgctattttgtttatttatttatttttttcctttgagCCACTTATTTCTAAAATTGCAATGCATATGGCTTTTCCGAGCTTCGAGCATGTCGAGATAACACAAAATGTTGACACATAAGAGGCACCAAATTCACACGAACGTATCTAATCGTAGAAACGTTTTTACCACTTGTGAGGAAGTCCGAAGAGGTCTGCAtcggaaaagggaaatacaAACGTGGCAACATAAGATATGTGGCAGTAAGGGCTTCCAACGTTTCAGATAGATCGAATCATTTGTGAACGCACGTAACATACTTCTCATCGAGGGAGACATATTAATGTTGAGGGGGGGAGGTCTTACGAGCAAGGTGctaaaaataggaaaactCTGGCTGGCTGATAAAGAAAGTGCTTTTTTtaccacaaaaaaaaaaaaaggaacaaaaaatgccTTATCCAAATGCATCGAAATTAACAAggcaattttgaaaaatgaaaatattctcgaaatagtaaaaataataaagaagaatgaaaaaaatgccaatataattaattacgTAACATTTGTTCACAAGTTAATGCAAATAATTTGGAGTAGGAAGGATGACCCCACTTACTTAAAAGGTGTAACATATATCCATGACGaaatagaggaaaaaattaacatcaTTTTTCAGTATTTTATTGACCACAAGAAAAGTGTTAAGGTTAATAACTATAACAAAAGgctcttttcttccttcataTGGTCACTTAGTAAGTATGCCAGTCTGTTCAAAGGTGGTGACACCTGGCACCTCTTTGCGAGTACGGTGCCGCACAGTGATTTGGCACATCCGTGTAATGGTGAAGTGGAGTGGCTGAAAAGGGTCCTTGTCTTAAATGGGCAGGGGGAGCATGCCACTGGTGAGCACAGTGTGTACCTGTCGGGGGGTGATGATGGCGACGGTATGATCAGAAATGTTCCTCTGCAAACAGCTACTCGTCAAGAGGAACAAAATGCacatgatggaaaaaatcgCACCCGCGAAGCAGTCAGGGGAAGCCCCCCCCTGTGTAATAAGTTCAGCCTGTTATGCTATTATGCAGACGCGTATTTACCATCTTTAAATCCCTCTCGATATGTCCTTGTGCTTTGGTCATTAAGCAAGCTGAATAAACATTTCAAAGAATTACACGAGCGATACTACGAGAGGAGCGAGAGTCTCTTGCCTCTGCTAAAGAATAGGGAACTGATAATGCTGCTATATAGCTACTCCTATGTAAATTATTCAAACTTACATTTTTACGTAAAAGTGAAAGACTTTATTATGAGCAGAAATGCACATAAGCAAATAGTCCGTGCAGGGGAGTTCGAATCGTTGATCAACATGCTTCTGTCATTTTCGAGGCAAAATGTATTTCCCCAAGACTTACTCGAAAGCACAGTAGATCAGATTTTACACTCGAAgggttttttaaaatcgaTAAAAAGTAAGGATCTTATAACCCTCCTCTTTTGTCTATGCAAATGCCCGTTTTTATACACACCTGTGGAAAATCACTTAGAGGCGCTAAAAAGAAGAGAGACAAATATATgggcaagaaaaaatatctttttgtatgaattgctaaaaaaggaaattatgaataggtgcacaaaagggaggaacCCAATTGGGGATACATTTCAgacggaggaaaaaaatacacacaaagAGGTACCAGTCTACATGATCACCTACTCCTTGGAAAACTTAATTCTAATCATATGGTCGTTAAGTCTTAAGTATATATACTCAGCAAAATTGTTCCTTTGGTGCTTTACTAAGTTATctgattatttaaaaaatcaaaactaCGTGAACAGTTCATATCCCATGTTAACGAACTTTTActtatccattttgtcccTCTTGCTAGAAGATGAGACGGTCATTAATTTGTATTTTAACAGAGCAGAATTAAATGCCCTGCGTGTTTTGTACAACTATGTCGGTATCTTTGAAAGGCATTTGGGGATATTCAAAAAGGCGATAAACATGAATGGAAGGAAACATGACGTGGAAGTGTCTGGCATGCATAAGGTTATATACAATTTGGTCTGCGACCTTTTTAAGGGATCAGAAAATGTAGCTGTGTTGTTGGAACATAAAAACGGGGTGGATTTGTCTGTGGATATTTTGCTccttcaaaaggggaacactACAAGTCAGGAGAACGAACACCGTGGGGTGGCTCCACGtggtgaatttttatttgaagagGCGTTAACCCATGGCCGGAAGGGGAATGAACAGTCTTATCACAGCAACAACGAAGGTGCGGCGAAATGTGCAGGGTGTGCAACGGGGAAGAGCAATGTGGTTATTGGTTCCCCGTTCCCAATACCCTCCAAAAGTGCATCACTAGGGGTGAATCAAAAGCGTAACTGTCACAGCAGCGCCGAAACTGATAACACAAAAAGTGGCACTTACATTGAAGAGGCTCCCAACGTGAGTGCATCTTTTCAGAAGGCAGATATCCCCAGTGATGAGGTAAGAAGTAGTTTGCTCACCTTCAtcgaaagaataaaaaatgcgaatgacaaaatggacgccaaggaattgaaaaaaatattcaaagaTGTGCTAACCTTCTTTGGGAAACACTCTACCCATATTAACGATCAGATCATtgttagttttttttataaattttctgCCCTTTTTCCGCAATTGTGTGAGTTAAGGGACCGTGGCAGGTTGGTCAATGGTGGTGGCGAAGACtttttaagaattttttcctacttcCATGTATACACCACTAACacgttttttcaaaatgtgaacacaaaaaaggcgcaGCATCTCCTTGACGTGTGCTGGGTCTACTTCCGAtacatgaaatatttttgtactttaTCGAAGGAAGGAAACCCAGATGGGCCTAGAgacagagaaaaaataacaggaATGGTAACTAAAAAAAGGCTATcgggagaaataaaaaaaattgtaaacatATTCGACCAGGTTgtaataaacaaaatgataaGTGAACAAATGATAGCAAAAATGTCGTCCAAAAATATGGCTCAccttatttccatttttttgcacattaaCAATTCGAGTATGAtagaatatttaaaaaaataattttcacaatgttcatttttccgTGAAAGATATTCTTCTAATTTTGAGTGCTTTAGCCAAGTCTGATTTTGAATGGAAAATTGAAAGAAGCTATTTTtgcaacaaatttattgagCATATAGACACCTGTGGGGTGCGGGACTTGGTGGAATTTACCTATTTGTGCGCGGAGTTGAAATGGAGCAGTGAGCTTATTAGTACGCATATTATTGATAAAGTTAACTCGTATGGTCCTCTCCAACAGTTTGCAAAGCAGGCCTATGTGGATCGAAGAAGCGACTGCTGTGGGGGGGTACCAGACGTTTCTTCCACCCCTTCTGGTCAGACAAAATTCATTGAGACCTTCGAAGAGGATGAACTAGCCCTTTTCGTGAGGAACTGTTACCGAATGCACTGCTTTGatcgacatttttttgacaCACTGTGCGACGCGGCTCTGAGGAGGCGCAGTACGCTGAGTGCGAAAAGTCTGTGCATTGTGCTGCCCTGTTTTGCGCGCGTTTATTGCTTGCACGGGGTGGGCGCGTATTTCCCCAGTGGAAGGAGCGGGGGAAGAGAGCCTCTCACACGGAGTGGCCAAACTGGAAAGATGGATCACGCTGACCACTCTGACCACGCTGTTCAGTTGGCCCATACCAGTGACCATCTCGATGCAGACATATCCTTCTGCAGGTACGACGTTCCCGCGTCGCTAAAGAAGCTCGCAAGTTACGCGGAGACGAAAATACTCTCCAGCAGGAACCCCGATTTGTTCAACCTGGCATATTTTATGGAGGCATATACGCTTCTCAAAGTTGAAAACAAAAGGGTGTATGCTTTATGCGCGAAGGAGGTAGAAAGGAAGGTAGGAATTAACATACGAGTTGGAGCCACAAACggaggagagaagaaaagacATTGTTGGGGAGATACAGATAAGGAAGTAAAACTGCTGGGGAAAATTTTATGGTGCATGTCGTACTACCATAAAACGGAATTTACCTTGGCAGGGAAAATTACCAACTTTTTGCTAACGAAGAGGATATACCAAAATGTATCCcctgaaaattttatttccatttttttgtactacATAAAATCGAGAGTATACAACAGAAGGTTGTTCCATAAAATGGGGCAAGCTGTCACAAGGAGCATAACTCTGCGCGATTATTTTATtggcgggggggggaaacgaGGGGGAGGCTTCAAATTGAGCGTCATCACCGAACTGTTTGGAACCATGGCATGGGCTTACGCATTTACCTGTTGCTATGCACACCAGGCGGAAGATAGTACCAataggggagaaaaaaaagagggaaaaaataaaagacaaaaaagtgaaataaaaaatgatcaactatttttaaacaaaatatacaccTTCTTGCTAAACGAGATTAAAATTCTCCATAAATATAAAGGAGTTTCGTTTTTACTCTTAGCAAGATATTTATGGGGCGTTGCAATTGTAAATTTAGTAAATGAAGAAGTAGCACATTTTATTAACACGTACAATTGGAATGCTGTAAATATaagggaacaaaattatatgcaCTTACACATGATTGTTACCTTTTGGTTAAGATTAAAATATTCCCATTATGGTTTTCACCTTTGTGAGGACTTCCTCACCTTAAAGGATCATATTATGAGCCTACTtaggaaaaagcaaaaaaaattaaaaaatggtcaCCATACTGCTAGCGAGAATATATCAGACTTCCACCAGCAGGTGTGCCAAATATTAGACAAATTTGGAGTGAAATACGAAAATGAGTACATGGCGCAGGAACTTTTGTCTATCGACTTGGCCATAAGGGATGACACGACGGGGGAAAAGATTGCCGTTGAGGTTGACGGCCCATCACACCATTTGGTACTTCTGGACGAGACCGACACGAGGGCTAAGAAGTAAGGAAGCATATTGGGGTTAACAAAATGATGCCATTCGTGGGGCAGCCAACTGCTAGAAGTGCTTGAGCCATGTTCCGAAGTGATCAACCCTTCGCATAATTAGCCTCGCTTCTTCGCCAAGtgtgcccctcccccaatGGGGCCCCCAATTATATCAGTCTACTCGCCTTTACCCTGGCCCCGCACATCGCtactatttttcttttcacgtTTACCTCCTCCGCAGGATGTATGCCCCATGTGGAACaacccattttaaaaagtggcTGTTGAGGGAAATGGGCTGGACGGTCATCAACATCGAAGTGCATGCGTGGAATAAACTCAGGAAAGAAGAGAAGGACGCCTACGTGGTGGGCAAACTGACAAATTGTAGTGAGAACCTTAAGAACCACTTTGCGAAGTGGGCCTCACCGAATTGATTCGTGTGATGTGCCCCTTTGAGTAtgccaaaagggagaaaaaaggcacttatttcttttccctccgtACGCATACTTGTGTGGAcaccccatttgtgtgcccTTTTAACTCCAGCCCGATTTGCAGTGATGTGTTGTTCTGCCAGGGTGACAGTTTTTATCTGCTTAATTTTAGACAAAAGGAAATCGTAACGATTTTGCTTCACTGGGGAGGCGTTCTGCGAGGAGAAGCGCAtgtattcgttttttttgttgtttttttttttatccattttgtgtgtttATTTTGACCCTCCCTGAGCATGGCAGAATCGTGGGGGTGAGGACTGTATGTACATTCAAACGGAGAACTaaatgagaaaagaaaaaaaaaaaaaaacagggagCCAATTCCCGTTACACACCCGCGTAGGGGCatttatacacatgtgtacgttGTATATGTTACGACAATGTCCCTGTGGATGACCTAACTTACTCCAGGAACTCCCTTCGAGTGGATTTGTTTGCATCATACagttggtgttttttttctcctacgtatttataaatatacactACTGCATGGGCAAAGCGTATTTCTTCTTAATTAtgtttgcttattttttttttaattttttttttttgtttgttttcctttccgatttttcacttttgtaaAGTTTAACGCACGCTTTGGTGGAGTTGCGGAAATATCTGTCAACAAATGTTTCCTACTTGagatttatttgttttctgTCCACAACATAcgatttttaaattttgttcttaacTCATTCTTGTTCGTTTTAGTTAGATTTTGTGACgcttgtcgttttttttttttttttttgtgtgtccAATTTTGCCTGCAATTGTGTGGGACGGGACCCGACTCGACTGTACGCTAGTTGTATGCAAAGGTGGCCATATACGTGCAGACGCGGTGGAGAAGCGGCTCATTCGCAGGCAAAGAGGAGTGTAACAGGTAAAGCTGAGAGACAGCACACGAACGGCGGAGTAATCGCATACCAACAGCGGAGCACTAGTAGGGCTCTACTCGCAAGCCACCCGGGAAAAAACAATGAGCGCAACGTTGAAGGCAATTATCATCCTGCTGGTTGCGCTGGCGACGAATTATGCGAGCTGCAAATCGAATCTAAGGAACCAGCTGGCGAGCTCGCACGGATCGACCCAAGACAGCAGTAGCTTTTTCCAAATAAAACTCCCCGAAATTAGTATCCCGCCGATTTCCAGTAACCTTGGAAATTATAAAGACTAtgatggaggaagaaatggagTCGGATGGGACAATGGCAAAGTGGAGTTATCGTCCTATTCTTTCGTTCCGTCGTTATTAAATGcggtttatttattttctgccCTATGTTTCATCCTCTGTTTGACTGGGTTGAATAACCACAAGACttcgaaaagggggaacgTACTAGGGTTTATAGGAATAGTAGCAGCAATAGTGGTGACCTTTAGCCAAGTAGGGTTTGGATTCAgatatgaattatttttcatcatagtAATACCAGCCATAAGTATAGGATTATTTATTGCCCACCATGTGAGCATGGTGCAGATGCCCCAGTTGGTTGCACTATTTCATAGCTTTGTCGGATTAGCTGCATTATTTGTTGGTTTTTCTAAATACCATTCGGAATATTTTGAGAATTACGAAATGAGCACAATACATTTGGTTGAACTTTATTTAGGAACCTTTATCGGTGCAATAACTTTTATCGGGTCGTTAGTAGCAGCAGGGAAATTAAGTGGTACTCTAGACAGTAAATccttaaatttgaaaataaaaaaaataataaatatggtTTGTATTATAATTATCATCATAGTTggatattattttgttcagctTAAATCGATTTATTTGAAAACGTTTTGCCTTTATGTTTCTTTCCTGGTGGATTCATTTCTCGGGTTCCATTTAGTTGCATCAATCGGTGCTGCAGATATGCCTGTGGTCATTAGTGCATTAAATTCTTACTCTGGATTCGCTACAGCCATTAGTGGATTTCTACTTCATAACAACTTGTTAATCATATCAGGATCACTTATTGGTTCTTCAGGGGCTATTTTATCCTACATTATGTGCATAGGAATGAACAGAGATATCTTTAATATTATCCTAGGTGGATGGGATGACTATGATGAGTTAGGTGAAGGATCGGTGGAGCAGGCTAAGATAAATAAACGAGTAAACTCTACCACACATAAGTACGTTGCAGAAAATTTAATCAACGCAAGAAATGTTGTAATCGTTCCAGGGTATGGAACAGCTGTTAGTAAATGTCAGAGAGAGCTAGCTGAAATTTGCATCATACTGAAGTCGAGAAATGTGCAGGTAAATTTTGCTATCCATCCTGTTGCAGGAAGAATGCCAGGACATTTAAACGTCCTTCTAGCTGAGGCAAATGTTCCCTACAATATTGTCaaagaaatgaatgaaaTTAACTCATCTATCGACAAGGCTGACATCGTTTTGGTAGTGGGGGCTAACGATATTGTGAATCCCTCCTCCCTAGACCCCTCCAGCAAAATTTATGGAATGCCAGTCATCGAGGTATGGAAAAGCAAGCaagtaattattttaaaaaggagtttGAACACAGGGTATTCGGCGATAGACAATCCGCTCTTCTATTTTGCCAACAGTTATATGCTTTTCGGAGATGCGAAACATTCGACCAATCAAATTTTAACCGTTTTGAGCGACTACACTAGTCATAAATATCCTGATGTGTCTCTGTCGGATGCGCACCTTGATGATGAGAAGGCTGAAGTACGCTCTTTGTGCTTCCTCTCGGAGGGCTCTTCCCCCGGCAGCAGAGACAATTTGGAGGCGCACGCGGAGCAGTACCCCAAGGCGAGGCGTGTCATCGGACTGGTGAAAGAGGACACGGGGGGgacgcaaaaaggagaagcaaaaaatggagatgaaaaagagggaaacaTAATAGAGGGAGCAGAAGCTGAGTCACCCACCTCCCAAAGCGCAAATGTCAATCTGTCTATAGTCCCCCTGACCCCCAAGTTTGTCCcaaagctaaaaaaaatgggcttCCGAATATTGGTGGAGAAAGGCATAGGAAAGAACATCATGATAGAAGATGAGGAATACGTAAATTACGGTGCTGAAATCACATCGAAGGAAGATGTCCTCAGGCAGAGTAATATCATACTGAAGGTGGATCCACCAAGCGAGAAATTCATAGTGGAAGTACCAAATAACACAGTCCTAATTAGTTACTTGTGGCCAAGTATCAATAAAGAGCTACTTCAAATCGCTGTGCAgaataaagagaaaaataacatcacCTATATGGCAATTGACGAAGTCCCTAGATCCACACGGGCTCAAAAAATAGACATCAGAAGTTCTATGAGTAACTTACAAGGATACAGAGCTGTTATAGAAGCCTTTTTCATGCTCCCAAAGTTTAGTAAATCGTCTACCACGGCTGCTGGAAAAATTAACCCCGCTAAAGTTTTCGTCATAGGGGCAGGGGTAGCAGGGTTGCAAGCCATTATAACCGCGAAGAGTATGGGTTCTATTGTATACTCACATGATTCGAAAGCATCCACTGAGGAAGAAGTGAAGAGCTGTGGTGgaatattcataaaaatccCATCATCAACGTACGGAGAAAAGAACGAACTAGcgaaagatgaagaaaaaacgagagaagattttttaaatatacaaaGTAAGATTTTCAAAAGGGTTATCAGCAAGTGCGACATTTTAATCTGCTCTGCATCTGTGCCTGGAAAAACGTCCCCAAAATTGGTGACCACAGAAATGATTAAACTAATGAAGAGGGGAAGTGTGGCCGTCGATTTGTCTACAGAATTTGGagataaacaaaatggctGGGGAGGAAATATCGAGTGTTCacaatcaaataaaaatatcatcatCAATGGCGTTCATGTGTTAGGTAGAGATAAAATCGAAAGAAATATGCCACTGCAGGCATCTGACTTGTTCTCCATGAATATGATAAATCTACTGGATGAAATGGGAGGAGGATTACAATTTACAGTCGAT
Protein-coding regions in this window:
- a CDS encoding RAP protein (putative), with translation MLRGGGLTSKVLKIGKLWLADKESAFFTTKKKKGTKNALSKCIEINKAILKNENILEIVKIIKKNEKNANIINYVTFVHKLMQIIWSRKDDPTYLKGVTYIHDEIEEKINIIFQYFIDHKKSVKVNNYNKRLFSSFIWSLSKYASLFKGGDTWHLFASTVPHSDLAHPCNGEVEWLKRVLVLNGQGEHATGEHSVYLSGGDDGDGMIRNVPLQTATRQEEQNAHDGKNRTREAVRGSPPLCNKFSLLCYYADAYLPSLNPSRYVLVLWSLSKLNKHFKELHERYYERSESLLPLLKNRELIMLLYSYSYVNYSNLHFYVKVKDFIMSRNAHKQIVRAGEFESLINMLLSFSRQNVFPQDLLESTVDQILHSKGFLKSIKSKDLITLLFCLCKCPFLYTPVENHLEALKRRETNIWARKNIFLYELLKKEIMNRCTKGRNPIGDTFQTEEKNTHKEVPVYMITYSLENLILIIWSLSLKYIYSAKLFLWCFTKLSDYLKNQNYVNSSYPMLTNFYLSILSLLLEDETVINLYFNRAELNALRVLYNYVGIFERHLGIFKKAINMNGRKHDVEVSGMHKVIYNLVCDLFKGSENVAVLLEHKNGVDLSVDILLLQKGNTTSQENEHRGVAPRGEFLFEEALTHGRKGNEQSYHSNNEGAAKCAGCATGKSNVVIGSPFPIPSKSASLGVNQKRNCHSSAETDNTKSGTYIEEAPNVSASFQKADIPSDEVRSSLLTFIERIKNANDKMDAKELKKIFKDVLTFFGKHSTHINDQIIVSFFYKFSALFPQLCELRDRGRLVNGGGEDFLRIFSYFHVYTTNTFFQNVNTKKAQHLLDVCWVYFRYMKYFCTLSKEGNPDGPRDREKITGMVTKKRLSGEIKKIVNIFDQVVINKMISEQMIAKMSSKNMAHLISIFLHINNSNILLILSALAKSDFEWKIERSYFCNKFIEHIDTCGVRDLVEFTYLCAELKWSSELISTHIIDKVNSYGPLQQFAKQAYVDRRSDCCGGVPDVSSTPSGQTKFIETFEEDELALFVRNCYRMHCFDRHFFDTLCDAALRRRSTLSAKSLCIVLPCFARVYCLHGVGAYFPSGRSGGREPLTRSGQTGKMDHADHSDHAVQLAHTSDHLDADISFCRYDVPASLKKLASYAETKILSSRNPDLFNLAYFMEAYTLLKVENKRVYALCAKEVERKVGINIRVGATNGGEKKRHCWGDTDKEVKLLGKILWCMSYYHKTEFTLAGKITNFLLTKRIYQNVSPENFISIFLYYIKSRVYNRRLFHKMGQAVTRSITLRDYFIGGGGKRGGGFKLSVITELFGTMAWAYAFTCCYAHQAEDSTNRGEKKEGKNKRQKSEIKNDQLFLNKIYTFLLNEIKILHKYKGVSFLLLARYLWGVAIVNLVNEEVAHFINTYNWNAVNIREQNYMHLHMIVTFWLRLKYSHYGFHLCEDFLTLKDHIMSLLRKKQKKLKNGHHTASENISDFHQQVCQILDKFGVKYENEYMAQELLSIDLAIRDDTTGEKIAVEVDGPSHHLVLLDETDTRAKK
- a CDS encoding pyridine nucleotide transhydrogenase (putative); translated protein: MSATLKAIIILLVALATNYASCKSNLRNQLASSHGSTQDSSSFFQIKLPEISIPPISSNLGNYKDYDGGRNGVGWDNGKVELSSYSFVPSLLNAVYLFSALCFILCLTGLNNHKTSKRGNVLGFIGIVAAIVVTFSQVGFGFRYELFFIIVIPAISIGLFIAHHVSMVQMPQLVALFHSFVGLAALFVGFSKYHSEYFENYEMSTIHLVELYLGTFIGAITFIGSLVAAGKLSGTLDSKSLNLKIKKIINMVCIIIIIIVGYYFVQLKSIYLKTFCLYVSFLVDSFLGFHLVASIGAADMPVVISALNSYSGFATAISGFLLHNNLLIISGSLIGSSGAILSYIMCIGMNRDIFNIILGGWDDYDELGEGSVEQAKINKRVNSTTHKYVAENLINARNVVIVPGYGTAVSKCQRELAEICIILKSRNVQVNFAIHPVAGRMPGHLNVLLAEANVPYNIVKEMNEINSSIDKADIVLVVGANDIVNPSSLDPSSKIYGMPVIEVWKSKQVIILKRSLNTGYSAIDNPLFYFANSYMLFGDAKHSTNQILTVLSDYTSHKYPDVSLSDAHLDDEKAEVRSLCFLSEGSSPGSRDNLEAHAEQYPKARRVIGLVKEDTGGTQKGEAKNGDEKEGNIIEGAEAESPTSQSANVNLSIVPLTPKFVPKLKKMGFRILVEKGIGKNIMIEDEEYVNYGAEITSKEDVLRQSNIILKVDPPSEKFIVEVPNNTVLISYLWPSINKELLQIAVQNKEKNNITYMAIDEVPRSTRAQKIDIRSSMSNLQGYRAVIEAFFMLPKFSKSSTTAAGKINPAKVFVIGAGVAGLQAIITAKSMGSIVYSHDSKASTEEEVKSCGGIFIKIPSSTYGEKNELAKDEEKTREDFLNIQSKIFKRVISKCDILICSASVPGKTSPKLVTTEMIKLMKRGSVAVDLSTEFGDKQNGWGGNIECSQSNKNIIINGVHVLGRDKIERNMPLQASDLFSMNMINLLDEMGGGLQFTVDTNNDIVKALVVVKDGKILYSPDRSLDKLVKSESVFLTDQREDNELVSKKTIKYPTGTRITEKFIESDLLFYISLIFALMLSGVIIIGSMIEYGSGFKSLSSVLSMIATFLSAVNLSGGFYVTKRMLDMFIK